A segment of the Erythrobacter sp. F6033 genome:
ATGGCGTTCCAATTCCCCGGCAATCTCCAGTTCCAGCAGCGCCATGTGCACTGCGGCTGCGCTCGTATCTGACTGACGAATTAGCTCATCAACGCTAATCGGAGCGGTCGAAAGCAAGCCAGAAACGGCATGAGTGCCCGCCCCCGGATCAGCCTGCGTCAATTCGCTATTGTCGAATTCTATCTCCTCTTCGGCAACGCGGAATGTAGAGCGCGGCGCGCCTGTAAAACTCTGCAACAGCTCGATCACTTCGTCCGGCGATTGCACAAGCACAGCGCCATCCCGAATAAGCTGATTACAACCAAGTGATCGCGTATCAAGCGGTGAACCGGGGATGGCCATGACCTCGCGGCCCGCCTCACCCGCCAAGCGCGCAGTGATTAGCGTGCCCGATTTCGGCGCAGCCTCCACGACCAAAGTACCGCTGGCCAATCCTGCGATAATCCGGTTGCGGCTTGGGAAATGGCGCCCGCGCGGTTCCGTCCCTGGCGGTTGTTCCGCAATCAGCAGGCCTTCTGTCGCAATCTGTTCCTGAAGATCGGCGTGTTGCGGCGGATAGGCGATGTCGATCCCGCTGGCGATTACACCGATGGTTCCCCCACCGCTTGCTTGCAATGCCCCTTGATGGCTTGCTCCATCGATACCGCG
Coding sequences within it:
- the dprA gene encoding DNA-processing protein DprA translates to MSGDTGSALSQAEAFARIRLLRSPNIGPVSYAQLLTRFGTATAALEALPELASRGKNSYQPAPVERIEAEVIGVRKAGARYLFHDQPDYPELLAQLESAPPIITCRGKLALASQPCVAMVGARNASAAAVKLAREFAGSLAEAGFTVVSGLARGIDGASHQGALQASGGGTIGVIASGIDIAYPPQHADLQEQIATEGLLIAEQPPGTEPRGRHFPSRNRIIAGLASGTLVVEAAPKSGTLITARLAGEAGREVMAIPGSPLDTRSLGCNQLIRDGAVLVQSPDEVIELLQSFTGAPRSTFRVAEEEIEFDNSELTQADPGAGTHAVSGLLSTAPISVDELIRQSDTSAAAVHMALLELEIAGELERHAGGLVSLTGAGG